CGTCCCAGGCATGTTACTGGTTGTAACGGGAATGTTTTTAATTCAGGGGGATAAAGCCGGAGAACAATGAAAACAACTATCTTGGCCGGGCTGGAAAAAATAAATACCAGACTTATGATATTAGGTGTGACTGAACACCAATTTATTATGAGAATAATTCACGGTTACATAGTAAGGAGAAAGGAGACAGAAAAATGGAACTAAACTGGTCATATCATACGGATAATATCGATTGGGATGAGCTGTCAATGCTGTATACGATAGCGCCTTTAGGTATTAAGCCCGTAGACTATCTTAAAAAAGTCCTGAAAAACAGCATGTTTAAATGCTTTGTATATCACAAAACAAAACTTATTGGTGCCGGACGTGCGGTGGCGGACGGCATGGACTGCGCCTACCTGTGTGATATTGTAGTCCATCCCGAATTCCAGGGCAAAGGTATCGGAAAATCTATTGTTCACAAACTTTTAGCGCGCTCTGAAGGGCATAAAAAAATAATTTTGTATGCCAATCCTGGAAAGGAAGCTTTTTATGAAAAACTTGGGTTTAAACCCATGATGACTGCCATGGCCATTTTTCAGGATCAGGATGCGGCGGTAAAATCAGGTCTGGTAAAGGATCGATAGGAGAGTTTTGTCATTTAAAATGAAAAAAGCCACTAAAATACCCGCCGCAACAGATGCCCGAATTACCGGCCTGTTGTACCTGGTTATAATTGCCCTGGGACTGTATAGTGAACTTTTTATTCGTTCAAATTTGATTTCCTATGAGAATGCCGACATTACAGCAAGAAATATTCTTTCGTCTCAATGGTTATTCAGAATGGGTTTTTTTTATGATCTGGTCATTTTTATCTGTGATGTGGTGGTGGCATTTTTATTATATGTTCTGCTGAAGCCAGCAAGTAGGAAAGCGGCTATGATCTCGACCGGGTTTAGATTAACAGGAACGGCAATTTATGGCGGCAACCTGCTGAATTACGTTGCAGCTATCTTGGTCCTGAGTCACCCTGGTTATCTCAGTTCCTTTAATTCAGAACAGATTAATGCCATGGCCCTGGTATTTCTCAATATGCACAGGCATGGTTATGACCTCGGCCTGATTTTTTTCGGAATGCATTGCTTGTTCCTGGGGTACTTAATATTCAAGTCTGACAATTTCCCCGGGATACTAGGGCTCCTGATGGTATGTGCAGGAATCGGATATCTAATTGGGAGTTTAACACTGTTTTTAAGCCCGGGATGCGCCTCTGAGATCGCACCGGTATATATTGCACCGATTATCGGAGAGATATCGCTTTGTTTGTGGCTGTTGATAAAATGAATAAATATATTTACAGAATTACATCGGTAAAAGAAATTAATCGTTTTAGTAAACAGTTAAAACGATCACGAAGATTCAATGAAAAAGGAACACTAATTTTTTCTGCAATATACATTGATGCATCCAACGAACTATGTCTAAGCCGCATCGAAAAAAGGCGTAAAGAGCAACCAGAGAGATCGGCTACGGATACACCTGAAATGTTTGAACAAGTTACAAAATACTTTGTAGCGCCTTCAAAAGATGAAGGGTTTAACATAGAGAGAGTACTTTAAACAAGAGACTCCCAGGTTGGCGGACAGCCTGGAGTGCTGACGGGATTCACTTGCCATCTGATAAAAGACCTCCTAAGATACAATAAATCAACGACAATTCAACTAAAGTATTATGCAGGAGGTCCTATGAACAGGCTGCAGGAAAACGCAAAAAGCAAGTACAGCGGACCGCAGCAGTTCGCGCCTCCCCCGGGGGAGACCCATGCGGTGTTTAATCAACCTGGGCCATTGGAGCCATATAACGCCTATCAGTCGGATGTGGCTTTGAAGCACTGGGTAAAGGTTTTTGGCGGTAATTGGCATCGGGATGCGCTTTCAGAGTACGGCGAAAAAATCGGCAGCAGCTTGTACGAGGCAGGATTTGCGGCCAATAAATTCAGGCCCGAGTTTAAATCCCACGACCGCTTCGGAAAACGAATCGATCTGGTGGATTATCATCCCGCGTACCATCAGCTTATGGATTCGGCCATTGCCGCAGGGCATCACAGTCTGCCCTGGACCAATCGGCGCATGGGCGCCCATGTGGCCCGTTCCGCCCTGGCGTATATGCACACCCAGGCAGATCCCGGTTCGGGATGCCCCCTAACTATGACCTTCGCCTCTGTTCCCGCCCTTTCCCATGAACCCATCGTGGCAGCCCAATGGTTGCCGAAAATCACCGCCGATATATATGACCCCCGGAACATCCCCTATTTTGAAAAAAAGGGGCTCACCATCGGCATGGCCATGACCGAGAAGCAAGGGGGTAGCGACGTCCGGGCCAATACCACCCGAGCATACCCGGTAAATAGTGACGGCCCCGGGCGCAGTTATGAATTACATGGTCACAAATGGTTCTGCAGCGCGCCCATGTGTGATGCCTTTTTAGTTTTGGCCTACAGCCATGATTCAACGGGAGAATCCAACGGGTTATCATGCTTCCTGATGCCCAGATGGCGTCCAGACGGGACTAAGAATCAAATGTACTTTCAACGAATCAAAGACAAAATGGGCAATGTGTCCAATGCATCCGGCGAGGTGGAATACCGGGGGGCATTAGCTTGGATGATTGGTCCCGAAGGACAGGGGGTGAGAACCATTATCGAAATGGTGTCCATGACCCGTTTTGACTGCATGGTGGGTTCATCGGCAATTATGCGCCAAGCCCTGGCGCAAGCGGTTCACCACAGTGGGGGGCGGGAAGCCTTTGGAAAAAACCTCCATCAGCAGCCCTTGATGAAAAACGTGCTGGCGGATCTGGCGTTGGAGGCGGAGGCGGCTTTGGCCATATCCATGCGGGTGGCCCATAGCCTGGATATTATCCAGAATGATCCGGAAAATCGCCACGAACAGCTGTTCAGTCGCATCGCCACCGCCATCGGGAAATACTGGGTTTGCAAGCGCACCGCCCAGTTCACTTACGAGTGCATGGAATGCATCGGCGGTGTGGGGGTAGTGGAGGACAATATTCTGCCCCGGCTCTACCGGGAAAGCCCCATCAACGCCATCTGGGAAGGCAGCGGGAATATCCAATGCCTGGATGTGCTGCGGGGGATCAATAAAGATCCGTCGGTGCTGGAAGCCTTTGTTGCTGAGTTACGTCGAGATTCCGGACAGTTTGATGATTTCGAGCACGTTCTCAATGATCTTCCCAGAGAATTCGCAGACACAAAAAGCCTGGAATTCCGTGCCAGAACTGTGGTGGAGAAGCTGGCCATTGCCTGGCAGGCATCTGCCCTGATCCAATTTGGCGATCCGGTGGTGGCCCGGGCATTTGTGGAATCCCGGATCAGGCAGCCCCACGCTCAGTATTACGGAACGCTGCCTGAAGGGATAGACAGCGATTATCTGATACAGCGGGTGTTCGATCCAGCAGGCCTTTAGTTTCTTGTCTTTTTATATGAAAGACTGCGTAAGTTACTCAGATCTTTCAAACTTTGTTGTGGGCTAAGCCTATCAGATGATATGTCAGGTCGACCCATGGCCGTTATCCAGATGTTGATGGTTTGATTTCTCAATTCTTGTCCCATGACCTTGCCCGGTCCACAGCTTTTTTCCAGCCTCGCAGGCATTCATCCACCTTTTCCTGGCTTTGGTTCAAATGAAAGCAACGATCTTGTTGCCAGAAAGATTTAATCTGGTCCATGTCCGCCCATACACCAACCGCAAGACCGGCAAGGTAAGCCGCCCCCATGGCCGTGGTTTCCACATGCTTAGGACGACACAAGGAGACGCCCAGAATGTCCGCCTGAAATTGGCATAGATAATTATTCGCACTGGCCCCGCCGTCCACTTTAACGGTTTTTAATTTAATACCCGAATCTTTAACCATGGCACCGATCAAATCATTGGCCTGGTAGGCAAGGGATTGAATCCCGGCCCGGATAATATGATTCTTTGTTGTTCCCCGGGTAATGCCCAACATGGCGCCCCTGGCATAGGGATCCCAATAGGGAGCGCCTAAGCCCACAAAGGCAGGAACAATGTAAAGCCCTTCGGATGAGGAAATGGCAGTGGCCATCTCTTCGGTTTGAGCCACATCGCTGAAAAAATCCAGATCATCCCGCATCCACTGTAACAGTGCACCGGCAATAAATACCGAACCTTCCAAGGCATATGTAACTTTATCGCCGATCTGCCAACCGATGGTTGTGAGCAGTCCCGAGGGCGATTCAATGGCTTGGGCCCCGGTATTCATCAACATAAAGCAACCGGTCCCGAAGGTGATCTTTGTCATTCCTTTTTCATAAGCCGCCTGTCCGAACAGAGCGGCCTGCTG
This window of the uncultured Desulfobacter sp. genome carries:
- a CDS encoding GNAT family N-acetyltransferase; protein product: MELNWSYHTDNIDWDELSMLYTIAPLGIKPVDYLKKVLKNSMFKCFVYHKTKLIGAGRAVADGMDCAYLCDIVVHPEFQGKGIGKSIVHKLLARSEGHKKIILYANPGKEAFYEKLGFKPMMTAMAIFQDQDAAVKSGLVKDR
- a CDS encoding DUF4386 domain-containing protein, with translation MSFKMKKATKIPAATDARITGLLYLVIIALGLYSELFIRSNLISYENADITARNILSSQWLFRMGFFYDLVIFICDVVVAFLLYVLLKPASRKAAMISTGFRLTGTAIYGGNLLNYVAAILVLSHPGYLSSFNSEQINAMALVFLNMHRHGYDLGLIFFGMHCLFLGYLIFKSDNFPGILGLLMVCAGIGYLIGSLTLFLSPGCASEIAPVYIAPIIGEISLCLWLLIK
- a CDS encoding acyl-CoA dehydrogenase family protein, translating into MNRLQENAKSKYSGPQQFAPPPGETHAVFNQPGPLEPYNAYQSDVALKHWVKVFGGNWHRDALSEYGEKIGSSLYEAGFAANKFRPEFKSHDRFGKRIDLVDYHPAYHQLMDSAIAAGHHSLPWTNRRMGAHVARSALAYMHTQADPGSGCPLTMTFASVPALSHEPIVAAQWLPKITADIYDPRNIPYFEKKGLTIGMAMTEKQGGSDVRANTTRAYPVNSDGPGRSYELHGHKWFCSAPMCDAFLVLAYSHDSTGESNGLSCFLMPRWRPDGTKNQMYFQRIKDKMGNVSNASGEVEYRGALAWMIGPEGQGVRTIIEMVSMTRFDCMVGSSAIMRQALAQAVHHSGGREAFGKNLHQQPLMKNVLADLALEAEAALAISMRVAHSLDIIQNDPENRHEQLFSRIATAIGKYWVCKRTAQFTYECMECIGGVGVVEDNILPRLYRESPINAIWEGSGNIQCLDVLRGINKDPSVLEAFVAELRRDSGQFDDFEHVLNDLPREFADTKSLEFRARTVVEKLAIAWQASALIQFGDPVVARAFVESRIRQPHAQYYGTLPEGIDSDYLIQRVFDPAGL
- the glpK gene encoding glycerol kinase GlpK, giving the protein MSQFIMALDQGTTSSRTILYNEKGEPIAVASEAFSCQYPQDGWVEQDAEDIWRSQKNTMDAVLKQAKLNLGDVAAIGIANQRETIIAWNKETGKPVGKAIVWQCRRTADYCDQLKTEGFDKVIKEKTGLVTDAYFSGSKTRWILRHSIEARELVNKGKLKVGTVDAWLIWKLTAGAVHATDVSNASRTMIFNIHDLKYDPVLMEKLEIPEEILPNVNPSCGIFGKTDKKLFGYEIPIAGVAGDQQAALFGQAAYEKGMTKITFGTGCFMLMNTGAQAIESPSGLLTTIGWQIGDKVTYALEGSVFIAGALLQWMRDDLDFFSDVAQTEEMATAISSSEGLYIVPAFVGLGAPYWDPYARGAMLGITRGTTKNHIIRAGIQSLAYQANDLIGAMVKDSGIKLKTVKVDGGASANNYLCQFQADILGVSLCRPKHVETTAMGAAYLAGLAVGVWADMDQIKSFWQQDRCFHLNQSQEKVDECLRGWKKAVDRARSWDKN